A single region of the Microlunatus panaciterrae genome encodes:
- a CDS encoding SRPBCC family protein codes for MNHPRATVTLPNDTQIQITRTFDAPPELVFKAWTTPEYVRRWWGSAEAPLVVCDIDLSVGGSWRYVSRDASGTELGWHGTCLELDPPLRMVSTEVFEGFPDAEAVNTLVLSADGDRTLMTVTVQHSSRENRDGHLNSGMEAGMQVVLERLDDVLEGLKIVSAP; via the coding sequence ATGAACCACCCGAGGGCCACCGTGACGCTGCCCAACGACACCCAGATCCAGATCACCCGGACCTTCGACGCCCCGCCCGAGCTCGTGTTCAAGGCCTGGACGACCCCGGAGTACGTACGCCGGTGGTGGGGCTCCGCGGAGGCCCCGCTGGTTGTCTGCGACATCGACCTGAGCGTCGGTGGCAGCTGGCGCTACGTCAGCCGCGACGCGTCGGGCACCGAGCTCGGCTGGCACGGGACGTGCCTGGAGCTGGACCCGCCGTTGCGGATGGTGTCGACCGAGGTCTTCGAGGGCTTCCCAGATGCGGAGGCCGTGAACACCCTGGTGCTGTCGGCCGACGGCGACCGGACCTTGATGACGGTGACGGTGCAGCACTCCAGCCGGGAGAATCGGGACGGCCACCTCAACTCCGGCATGGAGGCGGGCATGCAGGTGGTGCTGGAACGCCTCGACGACGTGCTCGAGGGCCTGAAGATCGTCAGCGCGCCTTGA